atgggataaggggtggaatgtcctggggtgacaggacattttcatgctttgtatcccaaatcgtgggttttgttttttttttttcccctgttcccgtgctctcagtttgttttgtctatagctgagcccctcccccggctgcttgcttctggcttgctgctagctttaggctgctttgctggctttgctctcttgctttctgctttttccttgcttttttgccatttttctgtttttgtctttccccttctttccttcctctcttccctgaagacatcggacctgctttgGGCCCTGATTTcaggaacatcaagggaaaaccccccggagtctgcacgtgaaagaagctttggcaccctccccagcagagactgctcaccctctcttggactggtgaaaaaCATTTGctgtcatctcggactgttttccttgtgttggggagtgtttctttttttcgttgtttctcaataaacaagatttttccactttctcctctgaggaaattcctcccgaacccggtggtgggggagggagttgtggaattttgtcctaaactaggacacacccgctgtgcctcacagccctccctgctgctggggacatgCAGGGCACACGGGCCTGCAGGAGGCTCCTGTTCTTGGCAcaggagcaaggctgcagctccagcctttgggcCCTGGGccgcagcagcccaggggaggcccagctgcagagctcgcAGCCCCAAATGTGTTTAATGGAGCACTTTGGAACTCTGATCCCCATCCCATATTCTCTCTGCGGTCGCTGTTTCCATCTTCCCTGTCCTGTTCATACATTCCCGTTCCCAGTGCCATTGCCGGTCACTATCCCCATCCCcactcccattcctgctcctaCTCACGTATTCCCTGTCCCAGGCCCAGGCCCAGATTGTTGGTCCCACTCCTAATCCCTGTCCTCATTCCCGGTCTCATACCAAGTCCCTTTCTCGTATTTTGAATCCCTCTCCCGGTCCTGGTCCCGTTCTCAGCCCCTGTCCCTATTCCTAGTCCTGTCCCCATTCTCTGTCCCACTCCCAGTCCCGGTCCCCATACCCGATCGTGTCCCGCATTCCCGGTGCCAGAGCCCATTCGCGCTCCCATTCCCGATCCCTGATCCCATTGCTGCCACGATTCCCAGTCCCCGTCCCATATTCCCGGTCGCATTCGCAGTCGTTGGCCACATTCCCGCCTCTAGTCCCGTATTTCCGGTCCCATTCTTGCTCTCGGTCCCGTTCTACCGCTCTGTGTCCCGGTTCCCGGTCCCCATTGCAAGTCCCTGCCAccattcctgtccccattcccgctccccgTCCGCTCTCACCGGACGCCGCCGCCATCGCTccggccctgcccgggcccTCACCGGCCCGAAGAAACCCCGCGCCTCTCCCGCCCACCAATCACAGCGCGCGATGGCTCCTCGATTTGCATAACCACGCCCTCTGCCTTGGCCCCGCCCAGCGCCGGCTGCAGTCGCCTCCGAGCGCTCTTTGCttccagttccctcccagtgctcccaggaaGAGCCAGACTGGGAGGAAAAGCGCTCCCGACTCCTTCTCGCTTCTCTCAGGATCGCTCCCGGTGCTCTCAATATCGCTCTCAGCGCCGCGCGTGGCGCAGTCCCTTTGGAATTCTCCCCAGGGCACAGCGCGGCTGCTTTTCGATGTCGACACCTCCCGCTCTAGGcttggggaggaggaggagcgggaggaagaggaggagcatgAACAGCATCGACAGAGGAGGcggaagaggaagaggaggagcgggaggagcgggaggagcagcagctgcagcaagagCACGCGGTTCCCTCGGCTGCCCCCTCaggccgccgctgccccggctCCCGCAGCATCGCCGCCCCGGAACCCGCAGGTCAGCGGGGAGGGACAGGTCGCCCGAAATCCATCGGGGgagtggggggggggggcctcCGGGAGGCTCTTTTAGGGGTCCGGAGATTTTTGAATTTTGCAGAACCCCAAAGTCGAGCCAGAAATGGCCCtggagggattttggggattccCACGTGGCGATCGCCCGGTACCGGCGGGCAGAGCGGCGATATCGGGTTTGAGGAGAGCCGGGGCGGAACGCGGCAGCCCCGGAGCAGAGGGAATGCAAAGGGGCGATACCAGAGCAGGGGGACCGGCCAGAATAGAGGAGTGGGGGAGCCCTGATATGAGCGGGGTCCGGGCCCCCCGAGGCTGAAAGGGGCGctgacttctgcagctgcacttgGGCAGCGGCACCAGCTAAACCAACGTGCTCAGCCCTtgttttcccccccaaaaaaggatTTCAGATTCCCAGACCTTGGCGCAATGAAGGAGGAGGGGGCCgcgaggaagaggaagatgtccCGGGAGCCCCAGGCAGGtaaggaggaagtcagtgcccctttcccctccctccagctccgtgtcccagcccagcctggccccggctgcaggacaaccccacTGCCGACcccgtcctgccggggatgcacgGGGGGATCTCCTTGCTCTTCCCCATGTCatggaggcaaatcccatcctctccttgtccttcctcccccagatATGGAGCTGAGCACCGAGGCTAGCGAGGACAAATCCCCGCggcagaacctcatggaagagGCCGTTGTGAGCGGCCCCACAACGCAGGAATCGAATGGGGAGGAAAATCCCCGGAGATCCCGcacgaggaggggctgcaaatgCAGATCTCGAGCATCTGAGGAGGAAAGATCTACCCTGGGCCGCGGAGGTGGCCGGAGCTCGGAGCTGGAggtccctgagcagctgcaggatggggagaagccccacaagtgctcaaaatgtgggaagagcttcagccagagaTCCTACCTGATCAAACACCAGGTCAGCCACACTCTGGAGATGCCCTTTGAGTGTGATAAATGtaggaagaggtttcagaccagctccagTCTCCTCCAGCATCGGCGGGTTCACACAGATGAGAGGCCGTTTGtctgccccgactgcgggatgggcttcaagCACAACTCTGCCCTCATCacccaccggcgcatccacaccggggagaggccctacgagtgtcccGAGTGTGGGCAGAGCTTCACCCAGAGCTCCACCCTGACTGCCCACCGGAGGAGCCACAcaggggaacggccctatgagtgtgtggagtgtgggaagagcttcagccgGAGCTCCACCCTGATTGcccaccagaggagccacaccgGGGAGGGTCTCTACGAGTGTGAGCAGTGTCGGAAGACCTTCAGCCGAAGCTACCACCTGATACGCCACCAAGCGAGCCACAAgggggaacggccctacgagtgtggggagtgtgggaagagtttTATTCACAACTCCAATCTGATCCTTCACCAGAGAAtccacacagaggagaggcccttcaagtgtggggagtgtgggaagagcttcagccagagctcccacTTTACTgtccaccagaggagccacacaggggagagaccctacgagtgtgaccaatgcaagaagaggtttccaACCAGCTCTGATCTCCTCAAGCACCAGCggattcacacggatgagaggcccttccgctgccccgactgcaggaagggcttcaagcGAAACTCCAACCTCGTCAGCCACCGGCGCACCCACACCGGGGAGAAGCCCTATAAGTGtgagcagtgtgggaagagATTCTCCAGCAGCTCAACCTTGACCAAACACCAACggagccagcactgagggaagccctgtgagtgccttgagtgcgggaagagcttcgtgcgcagctccagctccatcccccatgggaggatcccccctggatgatccccagtgacccctggtgggcagagccctggtgatTCCTGGTGCTGGTGATCCGTGTGGGGAAGACACCTGGATGAGGGCTCTACATCCTCCTGGGTCCCAGTGACCTGGattctcttttcatttctctttgtccTTTCAAAACACCCAAATTCaaggtaaaaataaagatgttcaACAAAGACGTAGATGGCGACTTGGGGGCATCTTCCAGGGTATGTGGTGAATGCGGAGTGTAAGAGAGTGGAGGGTTCCTGGGTTTTGCTCAGGAATTTGGGCTCTGGCTTTGCTGGGAGATGCTGGTGGAGGTTCAGGGGAGACTGATCAAGGATCCCCTGCTCTGGAACTCTCCCCATGCCCCCCTATCCCAGTTCCTGATGTCCCCTGTCTAGTACAGCCCTCTCTCCGCTCTCACTCCCCTTGCTCCCTGCCCATTCCCGTGTCACTCCACTCCAGGTCCTGTTCTTATTCCATCCTAGTCTGGGTCCCATTCCCATCTCATCCCTCATCCTCCATctcattccctgtccctgttcaaGTCCTGTATTCTCTGTCTGGTTACCACTCCTGTATTTTCAGTCCCAtattccctgccctgttcctgttATCGTATTCCTGGTCTCTTTGCCGGGCCCTCTGCCAGGCCCTCATTTCCATTGCTGTATTCCCTGTCCCGTTCCCATGCTTCCAATCCCATGACTGTATTCCCATTTCTGATCCCGGCCCCACCTTCCTAATCCCCATCCCATATTTTCTCTACGCTTGCTCTATCCATACATCTTTGTGCTCTTCCCATATTCCTGTTCCCAGTCACATtccatgtccctgtcccataTTCCtggtcccattcccagtcccggTTTGGTACTTCTGCTCCGATTCTTGGTCTCTGTCCCCATCACCAGTATCATTCCCATCTCTGTCTCATATTTCCAGtcccattcctggtctctgtccTCCTTCCTGGTCCCTCTCCTTATTCCCAGCTGCATTCCCAGTCCCAATCCTGGttccattccctgtccccattccccattcccgcCTCCGCCATGGGGCCCTCAGGGCTCTCCAGCTCGGGCTGCCTGTGGCACACGaacccttcagccctgctgctgcccttgcccagctgcacacagcacaaggctTTGGGCATTTCTCACAGGCcccagctggccacagcagcccctcctgccagcacccgctgtgcctcacagccctccctgctgctggggccatgCAGGGCACACgggcctgcaggagcctcctgtTCTTGCCAcaggagcaaggctgcagctccagcctttgggcCCTGGGccgcagcagcccagggcaggcccagctgcagagctcgcAGCCCTGCGTGTGTTTCACTGGAGCTCCTCGGAACTCGGATCCCCATCCCATATTCTCTCTGCGGTCGGTGTTTCCATCTTCCCTGTCCCGTTCCCGTGTTCTCATCACGGGTCCCTGCCGCGGTCTCTGTGCCCctttcccgctccctgtcccctctcacgGCCCCAGCCCGCCCTCACCTGACGTCATCGGAAAAACCCGCGCTGCTCCCGCCGACCAATCACAGCACGCAAACGAACCTTGATTTGCATAACCACGCCCTTTGGTTTGGCACCGCCCGGCGCCGGCTTCAGCCGCCTCCCggcgctgtttgctcccagttccctcccagtgctcccagtaagaGCAGTAACAGGACGGATTTGCGCTCCCAAATCCTTCTCGCTCCTCCCAGGATCGCTCCCAAAGCTCTCAGGATCGCTCCTGGTGCCGTGCGGGGTGGGGCCGCTTTGGAACCCCCCCAGGGCACAGCGCGGCCGCTTTTGGGTGTCGGCACCGCtcgggccgggctgggagcggaggaggagcgggaggaagaggagggacacaggaggaaaagcaggagcgGCAGGAAGAGGCGGAGAGGGAACAGGAGcgacaggggaggaggaggaagacgaAAAGCGGGAGGGAATTCCCGCCTGGAACCCGCAGGTGAGCCGGGAGGGGGAGCTCGCCCCAAATCCATCGCGGGGCTCTCCGGGAGGGATTTTGCAAGACGGGGCCTGTTCGGATCTTGCAGGAGCCCAAAGCCGAGCCGGAGATGGCCCTGGAGGGATCCGGGCAGCAGCCGGTGGGAGAGGCTGCTGTGAGCGGCTCCGCGGCGCAGGAACgcaacggggaggaaaagccgcGGAGATGCCGcacgaggaggggctgcaaacgcAGATCTCGGGGCTCCGAGCAGGAAAGATCCAccccgggccggggaggcggccgcagctcggagctgggggaccctgagcagcctcaggatTGGGAGAATCCCCACAAGTGCtcggagtgtgggaagagcttcaggtggAGATGCCACTTGGTTAAGCATTGCAGAATCCACACGGGGGAAaagccctacgagtgtggggagtgtgggaagagcttcagcacaAACTCCTACCTGGTTatccaccagaggagccacactggggagaggccctacgagtgtgaccagtgcaggaagaggtttcccaccagctcgcagctcctcctgcaccagcgcATTCACACAGATGAGAGGCCCTTCtgctgccccgactgcgggatgGGTTTCAAGCAAAACTTCACCCTCGTCacccaccggcgcatccacaccggggagaggccctacgagtgtgaccactgtgggaagagcttcagccatGGCTCTGTCCTGATAAgacaccagaggatccacacgggggaacggccctatgagtgtggggagtgtgagAAGAGCTTCAGGTCAAGCTCCGAGCTGATCGcacaccagaggatccacacaggggagaagccctacgagtgtgaccagtgcaagaagaggttttcCACCACCTCCAATCTCCTCGTGCACCAGCGCAgtcacacggatgagaggcccttccgctgccccgactgcgggatgggcttcCAGCAAAACTCCAGCCTCCTCACACACCAgcgcatccacactggggagaggccccacgagtgtgatcagtgtgggaagagcttcaggcgGATCTCGCACCTGATCCTCCATCtaaggatccacactggggaacggccctacgagtgtggggagtgtgggaagagcttcacccgGAGCTCCCACCTGGTTAtccaccggcgcatccacaccggggagaggccctacgagtgtgaccagtgcaggaagaggtttcccaccagctcccaggtcctcctgcaccagcggattcacacagaggagaggcccttccgctgccccgactgtgggaagggcttcaggCATAACTCCAACCTCCTCAcgcaccggcgcatccacaccggggagaggccctacaagtgtccccagtgtgggaagagcttctccaggagctcaACCTTGACCCAACACCAACggagccagcactgagggaagccctgtgagtgccttgagtgcgggaagagcttcgtgcgcagctccagctccatcccccatgggaggatcccccctggatgatccccagtgacccccggtgggcagagccccggtGATCCGCGGTGCCGGTGATCCGTGTTGGGCACACACCTGGCTGGGGGCTCCACATCCTCCTGGCTCCCTGTGgcctggatttctttttcatttctctttctctttttgaaacaccaaaaaccaggcttaaaataaagatttagaATGAAGACCtggatggggacacggggggatcttccagggatgtgggggATGATTGGTGTGAGGAAGTTCAGTGTAGCTCAGGGCTTCGGGCTCCCCAGGTTGAGCGGCTCCGGCTGTGCTGGGAGACCCTGGCGGAGGTTCAGGGGGGGCTGACCAaggaccccctgccctgggactgtcCCACTCTTCCTGGTGTCCCCTTTCCAGgatctcccttttcccactgtcactcctcctgccccctgcctgttcctgtgtcaccccaCTCTtggtcctgccctgctcctaTTCCAGTCCCCATCTCTTTCCCGCTCTCATTCCCTGTCCCGTAGTCTCTGTGTGGTGTCAGTTCCCACATTTCCAGTCCCAtattccctgccctgttcccGTTCTCGTATTCCCAATCCTGCTGCAGATCCTGGATTTCtattgcttttttccctgtcctgttcccATATTCCCATTCCTAGTCCTGCTCCTGTATTCCCGTTTTCGACAGTGGCCCCTGTTCCTAATCCCCAGCCCATATTCTCTCTCCACTTCTTGTTCCCATATTATTTCCTGTTCCATTCGCACATTCCCCTGCCTGGTCCCATTCCTGGTCTTTCTCCATGCACTGTCCTATTCCTGGTCTCAGTCCCGAATTACCTGTCCCATTCCGGtattcccgttcccattcctgctcgctgtccccattccctgtatcattcccagtccctgtcaCCTATTTCCAGTCCTTTTCTCAGGCCCTGTCCTCATTCCCAggtcctgtccccattcctggtTGTGTCCCGTATTCTCTGTCCCATTCCTAGGctctgtccccattcccagtatCCTTCCCAGTGCCTGTCTCCTATTTCCATgtccattcccagtccctgtccttGCTCCAAATCCCTGTCCACACTCACGGTCATTTCCTTGTGGCATTCCCAGTcttgtccctgttccctgtccctATTCCCGGtgcctgtccccattcccagtcctgTCTTGTATTCCAGGTTCAATTCCGTGTGACATTCCCTATTTTTATACCCATTCCCCAATTCTAAatccttgtccccagtcccggTCCGATTCCTTGTGCTGGTACCATGCCTAGGCCCTGTCcccaatccctgtccccattcccgctccctgtccccattccctgtcacaattcccgctccctgtccccattcccgctccctgtcccctctcaccgGACGCCGCCGCCATCGCTCCGGATCCCGCTCCCCTCACGTCTGAGGGAAACCCCGCCCTGCTCCCGCCCACCAATCACAGCGCGCGATGGCTCCTTGATTTGCATAACCACGCCCTGTgcctcggccccgcccctcgccggcTGCATCCCGGTCCAggcgctgtttgctcccagttccctcccagtgctcccagtaagaGCCAGACTGGGAGGAAAAGTGCTCCCGAATCCTGCCCGCTGCTCCCGGGATCGCTCCCGGtgccgcgcggggcggggccgcttTGGAACCCCCCCAGGGCACAGCGCGGCTGCTTTTGGGTGTCGGcaccgcccgggccgggctgagagcggaggaggagcgggaggaagaggagggacagaggaggaggaagaggaaaggcaggagcggCAGGAAGAGGCGGAGCGGGATCGGGGGgacaaaggaggaggaggaagacgaAAAGCGGGAGGAAGATCCCCCCTGGGACCCGCAAGTGAGCGAGGAGGGGGAGCTCGCCCCGAATCCATCGCGGGGCTCTCCGGGAGGGTTTTTTGCGGGACAGGGCGTGTTCGGATCTTGCAGGAGCCCGAAGCCGAGCCGGAGATGGCCCTGGAGGGATCCGGGCAGCAGCCGGTGGGAGAGGCCGCTGTGAGCGGCTCCGCGGCGCAGGAACGCAACGGGGAGGAAAAGGCGCGGAGATGCCGcacgaggaggggctgcaaacgcAGATCTCGGGGATCCGAGCAGGAAAGATCCAccccgggccggggaggcggccgcagctcggagctgggggtccctgagcagccccaggatgGGGAGAAGCTCCACAAGTGCTCGGAATGTGGGAAGAACTTCAGGTGGAGATCCCACCTGATCgtccaccagaggagccacactggggagaggtgctacgagtgtggggagtgcaagaagaggtttcccaccagctcccagctcctcaggcaccagcggattcacacggatgagaggcccttctgctgccccgactgcgggatgggcttcaGGCATAAATCCACCCTCGTCacccaccggcgcatccacaccggggagaggccgtatgagtgtgagcagtgtgggaagagcttcagccagcgTTCGGTCCTGATTatccaccagaggagccacacgggggaacggccctatgaaTGTgggcagtgtgggaagagcttcagccagagctcccacCTGACTCtccaccggcgcatccacaccggggagagcCCCTACAAGTGTgaccagtgcaagaagaggtttcccaccagctcccagctccttgtgcaccaGCAGATTCACAcggaggagaggcccttccacTGCCCTGACTGCGGGATGGGCTTTAGGAATAAGTCCCACCTCATCAGCCACCGacgcatccacaccggggagaggccccacgagtgtccccagtgtgggaagagcttcagccacagctctgccctgatcacacaccagaggatccacacaggagagaggccctacgagtgtggggagtgtgggaagagcttcagcacGAGCTCCAACCTGACTctccaccagaggatccacactggtAAGAAGCCCTATGAGTGTGagcagtgcaagaagaggtttcccaccagctccaagctcctcctgcaccagcgcattcacacggatgagaggcccttccgctgccccgactgcgggaagGGCTTCACGCAAAACTCCTCCCTCGTCaggcaccggcgcatccacaccggggagaggccccacgagtgtgagcagtgtgggaagagattctccagcagctcccacctgatcagacaccagaggatccacactggggaacggccctacgagtgtggggagtgtgggaagagcttcaccaGCAGCTCAAACTTCACCAAACACCAACAGAGGCACCATTAAGGGAACCCCTGTGAGTGCCCCGAGTGCAGAAAGAGCTTCgtgcgctgctccagctccatcccccatgggaggatcccccctggatgatccccagtgacccccggtgggcagagccccggtGATCCGCGGTGCCGGTGATCCGTGTTGGGCACACACCTGGCTGGGGATTCCACATCCTCCTGGCTCCCTGTGgcctggatttctttttcatttctctttctgttttcgAAACACCGAAATCCGGGCGTcaaataaagatttaaaatgaAGACCTGGATGTGAACATGGGGGGATCTTCCAGGGGATGTGGGGTTTGATTGGTGCGAGGGAGGTGAGTGCAGCTCAGGGCTTTGGGCTCCCCAGACCCAGcggctctggctgtgctgggagaccCTGGAGGAGGTTCAAGGGGGGCTGATCAAGGACCCCCTACCCTGGAACTGTCCCCATGTCCCGGTGTCCAGTTTCCAGGATACCCCTTTGCTGCCTGCCCGTTCCCGTGTCACCCTCTCCCACTCCtttcctgctcccatccctgtccGTATTCCATTCTCGCTCTCATTGCCTGTCCCATATTCTCTCTCTGATTGCCGTTCCCATATTCCCAGTCCCatattcccttccctgctcccattcCTGTATTCCCGGTCCCCGTGCCGGTCCCGCATTTCCAGTTTGAtattccctgccctgttcctaTAGTCCCGTTGCTGTGTTCCCGTTGCTGATCCCGGCCCCTCCTTTCTAATCCACACCCCATATTTCCTCTCCGGATGCTGTTTCCATGCTATTTCTCCTGTTTCCCTATTCCTATCCCTGATCCCATTCCAGGTCCCTCTCCTGCAGTccacattcccagtcccattcctaGTTCCATTCTCAGTCCCAGTCCCCATTCCAGATCCCTGTCCCATattgctgctccctggccccagtCCCAGTCCGGTATTCCCTGTCCCATTCTTGgtccctgttcccattccaTGGATCACCCCCAGTCCCTGTCTGGTATTTGCATTGCCGTGCCCGTTCCTGGTTCACATTGCTGATCCCTCTCTCCATACCCGgtcccatttcccattccctgtccccattcccagtccccattccctgtccccattccctgtccccattcccgctccctgtccccattccctgtccccattcccgctccctgtcccctctcaccgGACGCCGCCGCCATCGCTCCGGATCCCGCTCCCTTCACGTCTGAGGGCAAACCCCGCCCTCCTCCCGCCCACCAATCACAGCGCGCGATCGAGCCTTGATTTGCATAACCACGCCCTGTgcctcggccccgcccctcgccggcTGCAGCCGCCTCCGGGCGCTGTTTgttcccagttccctcccagtgctcccagtaagaGCCAGACTGGGAGTGAAAGCGCTCCCGATTCCTGCCCGCTGCTCCCGGGATCGCTGCCGGTGCCGCTTTGGAACCCCTCCAGGGCAGAGCGCGGCTGCTTTTGGGTGTCGGcaccgcccgggccgggctgggagcggaggaggagcgggaggaagagcagggacagaggaggaggaagaggaaaggcaggagcggCAGGAAGAGGCGGAGCGGGATCAGGGGGgacaaaggaggaggaggaagacgaAAAGCGGGAGGGAATTCCCGTCTGGAACCCGCAGGtgagcggggagggggagctcgccCCAAAT
The sequence above is drawn from the Prinia subflava isolate CZ2003 ecotype Zambia chromosome 33, Cam_Psub_1.2, whole genome shotgun sequence genome and encodes:
- the LOC134563077 gene encoding zinc finger protein 271-like isoform X2, which gives rise to MALEGSGQQPVGEAAVSGSAAQERNGEEKPRRCRTRRGCKRRSRGSEQERSTPGRGGGRSSELGDPEQPQDWENPHKCSECGKSFRWRCHLVKHCRIHTGEKPYECGECGKSFSTNSYLVIHQRSHTGERPYECDQCRKRFPTSSQLLLHQRIHTDERPFCCPDCGMGFKQNFTLVTHRRIHTGERPYECDHCGKSFSHGSVLIRHQRIHTGERPYECGECEKSFRSSSELIAHQRIHTGEKPYECDQCKKRFSTTSNLLVHQRSHTDERPFRCPDCGMGFQQNSSLLTHQRIHTGERPHECDQCGKSFRRISHLILHLRIHTGERPYECGECGKSFTRSSHLVIHRRIHTGERPYECDQCRKRFPTSSQVLLHQRIHTEERPFRCPDCGKGFRHNSNLLTHRRIHTGERPYKCPQCGKSFSRSSTLTQHQRSHHTGERCYECGECKKRFPTSSQLLRHQRIHTDERPFCCPDCGMGFRHKSTLVTHRRIHTGERPYECEQCGKSFSQRSVLIIHQRSHTGERPYECGQCGKSFSQSSHLTLHRRIHTGESPYKCDQCKKRFPTSSQLLVHQQIHTEERPFHCPDCGMGFRNKSHLISHRRIHTGERPHECPQCGKSFSHSSALITHQRIHTGERPYECGECGKSFSTSSNLTLHQRIHTGKKPYECEQCKKRFPTSSKLLLHQRIHTDERPFRCPDCGKGFTQNSSLVRHRRIHTGERPHECEQCGKRFSSSSHLIRHQRIHTGERPYECGECGKGFRQSSELIKHQRSHTGEKPYECDQCGKSFSESSRLIRHQMIHTEERPYECDQCKKRFQTTSSLLRHERIHTDERPFLCPDCGKGFKQNSQLTTHRRTHTGERPYECPQCGKSFSTNAHLVLHQRRHTGERPYECDQCKKRFPTSSNLLRHQRSHTDERPFRCPNCGMGFQQKSILVSHQRIHTGERPHECDQCGKSFNTNFELIVHQRSHTGERPYECGECGKSFIRSSHLTAHQIIHTGKRPYECDQCKKTFQTSSTLLRHQWIHTDERPFRCPDCGMGFQQNSTLIRHRSIHTGERPHECDQCGKRFSHGSALIKHQRIHTGERPYNCGECGKSFSRSSALTAHQKIHTGERHYECDQCKKRFQTSSHLLRHQQIHSDERPFRCPDCGMGFKQHSNLLSHRRIHTGERPYECPQCGKSFSRSSHLTKHQQSQH
- the LOC134563089 gene encoding zinc finger and SCAN domain-containing protein 2-like is translated as MKEEGAARKRKMSREPQADMELSTEASEDKSPRQNLMEEAVVSGPTTQESNGEENPRRSRTRRGCKCRSRASEEERSTLGRGGGRSSELEVPEQLQDGEKPHKCSKCGKSFSQRSYLIKHQVSHTLEMPFECDKCRKRFQTSSSLLQHRRVHTDERPFVCPDCGMGFKHNSALITHRRIHTGERPYECPECGQSFTQSSTLTAHRRSHTGERPYECVECGKSFSRSSTLIAHQRSHTGEGLYECEQCRKTFSRSYHLIRHQASHKGERPYECGECGKSFIHNSNLILHQRIHTEERPFKCGECGKSFSQSSHFTVHQRSHTGERPYECDQCKKRFPTSSDLLKHQRIHTDERPFRCPDCRKGFKRNSNLVSHRRTHTGEKPYKCEQCGKRFSSSSTLTKHQRSQH